One Mycolicibacterium sp. TUM20985 genomic window, TGCTGGCCTGCGAGGAGTACGGCCGCCCCTGGTCGCGACGTCGTGCGGCGTCCAGGTAGGTGGCCCTTGCGCTGCCCACCGCGGCGGCCATGTCGGCGAGCAGGAAGCCCAGTCCCTGATGGTCGATGATCTTGCGGCCGAACGTCGTTCGCTCATTGGCGTAGCGGCAGGCGTCGTCCAGGGCGGCTTGGGCGATACCGGTCGCCACCGCGGCGATGCCCAGCCTTCCCGCGTCGAGCGCACTGAACGCGATGGACAACCCTTGACCCTCGGCGCCAATGAGGCGATCGGCGTCGAGTGCCGCGTTGTCGTAGAACGCCGACGTCGTCGGGATGGCGGAGAGCCCCATCTTCTCCTCGGGCTTGCCGAACGTCAGCCCCGGCAGATCGCTCGGCACCAGGAAGCACGAAATGCCGCGGGAGCCCTCGCCGGTGCGGGCGAACAACGTGTAGAAGTCCGCAATGCCACCGTGGGTGATCCACGACTTCGACCCGTTCAGCACGTAACCCCCGTCGACGGGAACCGCGGCGCACCGCAGCGCCGCCGCGTCGGAACCCGCCTGGGGTTCGGACAGGCTGTACGCACCAATTGAGTTGCCCGACAACATCTCCGGCAACCAGCGCAGTTTCTGCTCGTCGGTGCCGAAGGTCAGCAGCGGGTGCGACGACAGGCTGTGCACACTGACCGCGACCGCGACGGCCGCCCACCGAGCGGCGATCTCCTCGAGCACCTGCAGATAGACCTCGTACGGCTGACCGCCACCGCCCCATTCCTCCGGCTGCGGCAGGCTCAGCAGACCTGCCGCGCCCAACTGCGCGAACACGTCGTCGGGGTAGGTCTCCGACTTCTCGTGCTCGTCGACGATGGGGTTCAGCAGCTTGTCGGCGACGTCCCGGGTCAGCGCGATCAGCTCGTTGGCTTCTTCGGAGGGCAGAAGACGATCGACCGGCATGCTGGAGATCGTAGTTACAGCGCGGCGTTGATGGCGTCGACCCGGTCCTTGGCGTCGCCGAAGAGCATCTGGGTGTTCTCCCGAAAGAAGAGGGGGTTCTGCACACCGGCGTAGCCCGACGCCATGGAGCGCTTGAAGACGATCACGTTGTCGGCGTTCCACACCGTTAGCACCGGCATGCCCGCGATGGGGCTGGTGGGATCGTCGTTTGCGGCCGGGTTGACGGTGTCGTTGGCGCCGATGACGAGGACGACGCTGGTGCCGTCGAAGTCGTCGTTGATCTCGTCCATCTCGAGCACGATGTCGTAGGGCACCTTGGCCTCGGCGAGGAGCACGTTCATGTGACCGGGCAGGCGACCGGCGACGGGGTGGATGCCGAAGCGGACCTCGACGCCGCGCTCGCGCAGCTTGCGGGTCAGTTCGGCGACGCCGTACTGGGCCTGTGCGACGGCCATGCCGTAGCCGGGGGTGATGATGACCGACTTGGCGGAGTTGAGCAGTTCGGCGGCGCCCTCGGCGGTGATCTCGCGGTGTTCGCCGTAGTCCTTGTCGTCGGCCGGTCCGGCTTCGATCCCGAAGCCGCCGGCGATGACCGAGATGAACGACCGGTTCATCGCCTTGCACATGATGTAGGACAGATAGGCACCGGAGGATCCGACGAGCGCGCCGGTGACGATCAGCAGGTCGTTGGACAGCAGGAAGCCCGACGCCGCCGCGGCCCAGCCCGAGTAGCTGTTCAGCATCGACACGACGACGGGCATGTCGCCGCCGCCGATCGAGGCGACCAAATGCCAACCGAGCAGCAGGGCCAGCACGGTGACGGCGATGAGGAGCCACAGCTGCGGCGAGATGACGAACCACACGGTCAGCACGAAGAACAGCACCAGCGCACCGATGTTGAGGAAGTTCTTGCCCGGCAGCATCAACGGTGTGGACTTGATGCGGGCCGACAGCTTGAGGTTGGCCACGATCGAACCCGTGAACGTGACTGCGCCGATGAACACGCCGATGAACACCTCGGCGGAGTGGATGCCCAGCAGGCCCTGGCCGTCGAGTACGCCCGCCTCGGCCCCGGCGAGGTCACCTTCGACGTGTAGGTAGCCGTTCCAGCCGACCAGCACGGCGGCCAGACCGACGAACGAGTGCAGCAGCGCGATCAGTTCGGGCATCCCGGTCATCTCGACCACACGCGCCCGCCACAGCCCGATCGCTGCGCCGATGGCCATCGCGCCGATCAGCAGGCCGATGCCCAGTGGCTCGATGTGGCGGCTGATCGCCAGCGCGATGGTGGCGACGAGCGCCACCGCCATGCCTGCGATGCCGAAGGTGTTGCCGGACCTGGACGTCTCGTGCTTGGACAACCCGGCCAAGGCCAGGATGAACAGGAGGGCCGCGACGATGTAGGCCGCGGTGGCAGTGGTCTCTAGCGTGAACATTCGATCCTCCGATAAGGGGGAGACTCAGGGGAAGGCGAGCGTGGTCAGCTGCGCGAGAACATCGCCAGCATGCGGCGCGTGACCGCGAAGCCACCGAAGACGTTGATGCTGGCAAGCAGGATGGCGACGGTCGCGAGTGCGGTGATTATCGGGTCGCCATGGCCGATCTGCAGCAGCGCGCCGACGACGATGATGCCCGAGATGGCATTGGTCACCGACATCAGCGGCGTGTGCAACGCGTGGTGCACCTTGCCGATCACGTAGTAACCAATCACGATCGCCAGGGCGAAGACGGTCAGGTGCACCTGTAGCGCCGCCGGGGACAGCGCGATGAGCGCGAACAGCACCGCCGCGGCGGCGAACGCGATGCCCAGTCGGCGTCCCGCGGTCATCGGTTCCTTGACGGCCTTGGGCTGGACCGGTGCGGCAGCGGCAGCAGCGGGCGCCGCGGACACCTGAACCGGTGGCGGCGGCCAGGTGGTCTCACCGTCGCGCACGACGGTCACCGACCGCTGCACCACGTCGTCGAAATCTAGGGTGAGCTCCCCGTCCTTCTCCGGGGTGAGGAGCTTGAGCAGGTTCACCAGGTTGGTGCCGTAGAGCTGCGAGGCGGTGGCGGGTAGTCGACCGGCGAGATCGGTGTAGCCGATGATGGTCACGCCGTTGTCGGTGACGATTGCCTGATCCTTGACGGTGCCCTCGACGTTGCCGCCGTTGGCCGCGGCCATGTCGACGATCACGCTGCCCGACTTCATCGAGGCGACCATCTCCGCGGTGATGATGCGGGGTGCCGGCCGGCCCGGGATCAGCGCAGTCGTGATGATGATGTCGGCGTCTCGGGCCTGTTCTGCGTACAACGCCGCCTCGCGGACCTTGTAGTCGTCACCCATCTCCTTGGCGTAGCCGGTAGCGGAGATCTCGGCCATCTCCGGGTCGACGTACAGGTACTCGCCGCCGAGCGACTTCACCTGATCGGCGACCTCGGGCCGCGGATCGGTGGCCAGCACGATGGCGCCCATGCTGCCCGCCGCGCCGATGGCGGCCAGTCCAGCGACTCCGGCGCCCACGACGAGCACCTTGGCCGGCGGGACCTTGCCCGCAGCGGTCACCTGGCCAGTGAAGAACCGGCCGAAGGTGTGCGCGGCCTCGACGACGGCCCGGTAGCCGGCAATGTTCGCCATCGACGACAGCACGTCCAGCGACTGCGCGCGGGAGATGCGCGGAACGGCGTCCATTGCCAGCACCGTGATCGGGCGGGCGGACAGTTTCGCGACCAGCTCCGGGTTCAGTGCCGGGGAGATCAGGCCGACCAACGTGGCGCCGTCCTTCAGCGAGGCGATCTCGCCGTCCGACGGTGCGTTGACCTTGAGTATCACGTCGGCGGCCCAGGTCTGACCGATGTCTGCGCCTGCCTCGACGTAGGCGGCATCGGAGAAGCTGGAGGCGACGCCCGCTCCGGACTCGACGACGACGGAGTAGCCCAGTTTGATGAGTTGTCCGACGGTCTGCGGCGTGGCGGCGACACGCGTTTCACCCACGTGAGACTCGCGCGGTATCCCGATGATCATGCCAAGAGTCTCGCATTTGCTCGCGAGCGACTCGCCAACCCCTCTGGGGGTCAGAGCCAGTCGCGCCTGCGGAACATGACGTACAGCAGGGCGACGGCCGCCAGGATCACGACCGAGCTGGCGATGAAACCCGCAACCGTGTTGATCCCCGGGTACTCGACGTTCTGCCCGTAGAACCCCGTGACGGCGGTGGGGACGGCGATGATGGCCGCCCAGCCGGTGAGCTTCTTCATGACGGTGTTCAAATGGGCGTCCTGCAGCGAGAGGTTCGTCTCGAAGACGGTCGTGACCATGTCGCGCAACGACTCCGTCCACTCCGAGGCGCGCAGCACGTGGTCGTAAAGGTCGTCGTAGAGCGGGTTGAGCTCCGGCGAGGTCTTCGCGTCCATCCGTCGACTCTTGATGGCACTGACCACCTCGCGCATCGGCAACACCACCCTGCGCAGCTCGACGAGGTCCTTGCGGCAGCGAAAGGTTCGCCGCTGCAAACCGTGCCGTGGTCCGTCGTCGGCGAACAGCTCGTCCTCGAGTGACTCGATGTCGTCGTCGAGGGTCTGCACGGCGTCGAAGTGCCCGTCGACCACGACGTCGAGCAGCCCGTGGACCAGTGCGCCGACGCCGTGTTCCTGACCCCCGAGCTCGTCGAACCGCTGCGAGACCTCGTCCATGCCGAAGCCCGGATCGTCGCCCGCGCTCGGTGGCAGTCGAACCGTGATGAGTCCGCGCGGTAGCACGAACGCCGAAATGCGATGCATCACAAGGGATGACGTCGTGTCGTCATCGGGTCCGTTGGCCAGTGACTGCACCGCGTAGACCGTGAAGAAGGTATGCGTCCGGTACACGGTGGCCTTGGTGCGCTCGTTGGGCGCGATGGCATCCTCGACCGCCCAGATGTTCAGTCCCAGTTCGTGTGCCAGCGCGCTGAGCGCATCGTGATCCGGGTCGTAGACGTCGGCCCATACCAGGAGGTCGTCGTCGGCGAGGCAGTCCGAGATGGCCGAGAAGGTGAAGCCCTCCACTGGTTTGCCGGCTTTCCATACCCGTCCGTGCACCTCGGTCATCACGCCATCATCCCGCAGGGCGGCATCTCGATTGGGCACCGATCGCATATCGAGATCCTCGAGCCCGTCGCTCGGACGTCTCTGCGGCGTCACGATGGCCAGCAGTGGAGTTTCCGGGGTTGGAGCTGAGAAGGGCTACTCAATGAGCGTAGTGGTGGAACGTGGACTCGCGCGGTGTCCACGATGCGTCGCGGTCGCGGATTACACGTTCGTCGAATCCGGGCCCAATTCGGTGCGCTACGAGGTGCACTGCGGACGGTGCGGTGAGGCCTACTGCGAAGTCCACAGTCCGATGACACCTGACTTCACGGCGGCGGTCGACGCGTTGGTGGTGCCCCCGCCGCTGGCGCTACCCAGCGTCTTCGAGCTGCGTCGCCGACGGGGCGCGGCATGGTTCGCCGAGACAGTCGCCAGGGTGTCCGCCGCGATCAAGACGGGGTGGGCGCGAATCGTGGACAAGACCAAGACGATTCGGCGGTAGCGACCCCGGCTCGACGAAAAGCGAGGCCCCTCCCCCGGATTCCAGGGAGGGGCCCCATCGGGTGCGGGCTCTACAGCTGGTGGCGTAGCTCCCGCAGGGTCTTCTCCAAGATGCGCGAGATGTGCATCTGGGACACGCCGATCCGGTCGGCGATCTGGCTCTGCGTCATGGACTCGAAGAAGCGCAGGTAGAGCACGGTGCGCTCACGTTCGGGCAGTGCGGCGAGCAGCGGCCGCACGGTCTCCTGATCGGTGATGCGGTCAAACGCGGTGTCGACGTCCCCGACGGTATCGGAGACCATCCTGGGCGCCGAGTCGCCGCTGGACACGGGAGCATCGATGGAGTGGACGCGGTACGCCTCCGCCGCCAGCATGCTGTCGACGATGTCCTCGCGGGTCATCTCGAGGACCTCGGCCAATTGACCCGCAGTGGGCGCGCGCCCGTACTTCTGGGTCAGTTCCATCGTCGCCCTCGTGATGTGCCCATGGCGATCCTTGAGGCGACGGGGCACATGCATCGACCAGCCGTGGTCGCGGAAGTGCCGACGCACCTCGCCCATCATGGTGGGTACGGCGAACGCCACGAAGTGCGAGCCCTTGCTGGGATCGAACCGGTTCACGGCCTTCACCAGGCCGAGTCTGGCGACCTGGGTCAGATCCTCGATGTCCTCGCCGCGCCCGCCGTAGTGGCGCGCGATGCGATCGGCCAGCGCGAGGCACCTGTTGAAGATCGCCTCTCGTTGACGATCGACGTCGCAGTCCGACGGCGTGCGGTGCAGCGCGTCGAACATCTCCATGACGTCGGCGTACTCGTCGACCCGCTCGACCTCGACGACCTCATTGGCCCGAGTCTGCGGTCGTTCCATCTGCATGGTCATGGCGTCATCACCAACGAAGCGGTGATCTCAGCATGTTCGGTTGTGTAGCAACGAAGTTCCACGTTTGGACTCCCTAAGAGGCATCCAAGGGCGCAGCGTCACACCGAGGTCGTCTCAGTGCAGCGCGCAACCCGATCCGTCAATGACGGAACCGGCGACTTGCCGTGGCCACGCGGCGATACAGGGTGCAACCAACGCAGGAGTCTCAACGAAGAGGGCGCTACCCAGAGGAATCGCGGGGCTTGGTGGCCCGCTTGGCACTAAACGGGAATGTCCTTGTGGACACCGACCACCTTACGCCCCCCGGGGGGTGGACTGAAAGGTGGCGACTAAAACTCCCGCTGAGCGCAGCCGTTCCTGGATCTGCTGACAGGGCGGTAAGAACGTCGGGTGACCGCGACATCGCCTGCTGACGCCTGTCGTCGCTGAACGCATACCGTCCAGCTCCGCAAGCAGAAAGTCGCAGGTACATGTCCGTCTTCGTAGACATCGCGCCCGAGTCGCAGGCCGGCTCGTCGGGTGACCGCACCCCGAAGAGCAGCTGGCGCGGCCGTCTGACCAGGGCTGCCCTGCCGCTTCTGTCGGTCATCGTCTTCGGCATCGGGTGGCAGCTCGTCGCCGCGGCGGGCCTCTGGAACCAGACCTTCGTCCCCTACCCGAGCACGGTGTGGAAGGCCTTCATCGACGTCTCGACGACTCACGAAGGGACGCGCGGTTACGCCGGCTACCTGTTGTGGGAGCACCTCTACATGACGCTGCGCCGGGTGCTGGTCGGCGTCGTCATCGGCGTGGGCCTCGGCGTGACGGTCGGCCTCGTCATGGGCTCGGTCGGCTGGGTCCGGAGCGTGCTCGAGCCGTGGCTGACCTTCCTCCGGGCGCTGCCACCGCTCGCGTATTTCTTCCTGCTCGTCATCTGGCTGGGCATCGACGAAGCGCCGAAGATCACGCTGCTCGCCCTCGCTGCATTGCCCCCGGCGGCAGTCGCCACTACGGCCGCGGTCATGGGCGCTCCCGTTGGCCTCACCGAGGCCGCGCGAGCGCTCGGGGCGACGCGCCTGCAGGTGATCCGTGACGTGGTGGTGCCATCGGCGCTGCCCGAGACCTTCACGGGCATCCGGTTGGCGGTCGGGATGGCCTACTCCTCGGTGGTCGCCGCCGAGCTCTTCAACGGCATCCCGGGCATCGGCGGACTGGTCAAGGACGCAAGCAACTACAACAACACCCCCGTCGTGCTGGTCGGCATCTTCGCGATCGGCTTCTCGGGCTTGGTCATCGACGGTCTACTTCGCGCCGTAGAGCGGCGCAGTGTCCCTTGGAGAGGAAAGGTCTAGCAAGATATGAACCTCAAGACGCTCACTGCGGGGGTCGTGTCGACGGTCGTTGCGACGCTTGCCCTGGCCGGTTGCTCGATCGATAATTCCGGCCAGGACGCCAGCAAGCCGACCATTCGCATTGGCTACCAATCGTTTCCCAGCGGCGACTTGATCGTCAAGAACAACAAGTGGCTCGAGGAGGCGCTGCCCGACTACAACGTCAAGTGGATCAAGTTCGACTCGGGCGCCGACGTCAACACCGCCTTCATCGCCAAGGAGCTGGACTTCGGCGCCCTCGGTTCCAGCCCCGTCGCCCGCGGACTGTCGGCGCCGCTGAACATCCCGTACAAGGTCGCCTTCGTGCTCGACGTGGCCGGTGACAACGAGGCATTGGTGGCGCGCAACGGCAGCGGCATCAACACCATCGCCGACCTGAAGGGCAAGCGCGTCGGGACGCCGTTCGCGTCGACCGCGCACTACAGCCTGCTGGCGGCATTGGCCCAGAACAACCTGTCCACCAAGGACGTTCAGCTCGTCGACCTGCAGCCGCAGGCCATCCTCGCGGCCTGGGACCGGGGTGACATCGACGCCGCCTATACGTGGTTGCCGACGCTCGACGATCTTCGCAAGTCGGGTAAGGACCTCATCACCAGCCGCCAGCTGGCCAAGGACGGGAAGCCGACCCTCGATCTGTCCGCGGTGGCCGACGACTTCGCTTCTGCACATCCCGAGGTCGTGGACATCTGGCGCAAGCAGCAGGCCCGCGCGCTGACCACCATCAAGGACGATCCCGACGCCGCAGCGAAGGCGATCGCCTCCGAGATCGGCCTGAGCCCGGAAGGCGTTGCGGGACAGCTGAAGCAGGGTGTCTACCTGACGCCCGCCGAGGTGTCGTCTCCGGAGTGGCTCGGTTCCGAGGGGGCGCCCGGCAACGTGGCGGCCAACCTGGAGAACGCATCGAAGTTCCTAGCCGAGCAGAAGCAGATTCCGGAAGCAGCCCCGATCACGACGTTCCAGGACGCGATCTACACCAAGGGACTGCCCGATGCCCTCAACCAGTGAGAAGGTCGGCGCCGTCCGCGGCGGCGTGCGCATCGAGAACCTCGCGCACCGCTACGGTGACGTCACTGCCGTGGGGCCGGTGGACCTCGACGTCGAACCGGGCGCGTTCCTGGTCCTGGTGGGCGCCTCCGGTTGCGGGAAGAGCACCTTGCTGCGGCTGATCGCCGGCTTCGAGGAGCCGACTGCGGGACGAGTCCGGGTGTCCGGGGCCGCGCCGACACCTGGCGTGACGGCGGGGGTCGTCTTCCAGCAACCCAGGCTCTTCCCCTGGCGGACGGTCGGCGGCAACGTCGACCTGGCCCTCAAGTACGCGGGCGTGGCGCGCGACCGGCGGGCCGAGCGTCGCGACCAACTGTTGCACCGCGTCGGGCTCGAGGGCACCACGGACCGCAAGATCTGGGAGATCAGTGGCGGTCAGCAACAACGGGTGGCCATGGCCAGGGCATTGGCTGCCGAGACGCCGCTCATCCTGCTCGACGAACCCTTCGCGGCGCTGGACGCCCTCACCAGGGAGCGACTTCAGGAGGACGTGCGGCAGGTGAGCGCCGAGACCGGGCGGACCACGGTGTTCGTCACCCACAGCGCCGATGAAGCGGCGTTCCTCGGGTCGCGCATCGTCGTGCTGACGCGCAGGCCGGGCCAGGTGGCGTTGGATCTGCCGGTCGACCTTCCGCGCACGGGTATCGACCCAGACGAACTGAGGCGTTCACCCGAATACACGCGCCTACGCGCGGAAGTGGGACGCGCCGTGAAGGCCGCCGCTGCTTGATCGCCTCGAGGCGTGGCGGGGGCTAGACCGGCGGGTACGCGGGGGGCGGATAGACGCCCCGCAGACCCCACGGAATGAAGTTGAAGAAGTACTCGGCCTCGTCGCTGATGTCGTAGTCCGGATTCGGATCCATGAATACCTCCAAGCGAGACGGTGTTGAGCAAATCGTAGCCCGGATCGTCCCGCGCCGGACAGGGGATCGGACCGATTGCCTAAACTGGCCAACCAGTTGATTGGTACCCGGGGACGGACCCGGCATACATATAGTGAGTCGTCATGTCCACCACCGAGCCAGACTCTCTTCGCGCAAGCGGCTCATCGGCGTCCAACGGCTTGACCCGACGCGAGGAACTGCTCGCTGTCGCCACCAAACTGTTCGCGGCACGGGGCTACCACGGCACCCGGATGGATGACGTCGCCGACGCGGTGGGTCTGAACAAGGCCACGGTGTATCACTACTACGCCAGCAAGTCCCTCATCCTGTTCGACATCTGCAAGAGCGCCGCCGACTTCACGATGGACGCCCTGCACGACGATCCGACGGCGTCGGCGCGCGAGATGATCTACCACTTCACCCGACGGTTGCTGGTCGGCATTGCCAGCGACGTCGAACGCGGCGCCGTCTACTTCCAGGAAGCGCCCTACATCACCGAGTGGTTCACCGAGGAGCAGGTGGCCTACATCCGCAAGGCGGAGAGCACGGTGTACGAGCACGTCCGCGACGTCATCGACCGCGGCATCGCCAGTGGCGAGTTCTACGACTGCGACTCGCACGTGCTGGCCCTCGGATACATCGGCATGACCCTGGGCTCCTACCGCTGGCTACGGCCGCAGGGCCGCCGCACCGCGCAGGAGATCGCCGTCGAGTTCAGCACCGCCCTGTTGCGCGGCCTGATCCGCGACGAAGCCGTGCGTACCGAGGCGCCACTGGGCATCGACCTGCCGGAGACGCCGTGAAATCCACCCTGCTGTCGCGGCGCGACCTCGACTTCCTGCTCTACGAATGGCTCCGTGTCGACGAGCTGACCAAGCGGCAACGCTTCGCCGAGCACTCCCGCGACACGTTCGACGGCGTGCTCGACCTCAGCGAGGAACTCGCCGAGAAGTACTTCGCGCCGCACAACAAGAAGAGTGACGCGCAAGAGCCGACCTTCGACGGCGACCGCGTCATGGTGATCGGCGAAGTGAAGCAAGCCATCGACGCCTTCGCGCAGGCCGACCTGATTGGCGCCAGCATGGACGAGGCCCTCGGCGGCGCCCAGCTGCCGGTCTGCGTGGCCCAGGCGGCGTTCGCCTACGTCTCTGCGGCCAACGTCAGCACCTCGGGATACCTGATGCTGACGGTGGCCAACGCCAACCTCGTCGCGAAGTTCGGTGACGACCAGCAGATCGAGGCCTTCGTCAAACCGATGCTCGCGGGCAG contains:
- a CDS encoding acyl-CoA dehydrogenase family protein, with amino-acid sequence MPVDRLLPSEEANELIALTRDVADKLLNPIVDEHEKSETYPDDVFAQLGAAGLLSLPQPEEWGGGGQPYEVYLQVLEEIAARWAAVAVAVSVHSLSSHPLLTFGTDEQKLRWLPEMLSGNSIGAYSLSEPQAGSDAAALRCAAVPVDGGYVLNGSKSWITHGGIADFYTLFARTGEGSRGISCFLVPSDLPGLTFGKPEEKMGLSAIPTTSAFYDNAALDADRLIGAEGQGLSIAFSALDAGRLGIAAVATGIAQAALDDACRYANERTTFGRKIIDHQGLGFLLADMAAAVGSARATYLDAARRRDQGRPYSSQASIAKMVCTDAAMKVTTDAVQVFGGAGYTRDYRVERYMREAKITQIFEGTNQIQRLVIARGLATV
- the pntB gene encoding Re/Si-specific NAD(P)(+) transhydrogenase subunit beta is translated as MFTLETTATAAYIVAALLFILALAGLSKHETSRSGNTFGIAGMAVALVATIALAISRHIEPLGIGLLIGAMAIGAAIGLWRARVVEMTGMPELIALLHSFVGLAAVLVGWNGYLHVEGDLAGAEAGVLDGQGLLGIHSAEVFIGVFIGAVTFTGSIVANLKLSARIKSTPLMLPGKNFLNIGALVLFFVLTVWFVISPQLWLLIAVTVLALLLGWHLVASIGGGDMPVVVSMLNSYSGWAAAASGFLLSNDLLIVTGALVGSSGAYLSYIMCKAMNRSFISVIAGGFGIEAGPADDKDYGEHREITAEGAAELLNSAKSVIITPGYGMAVAQAQYGVAELTRKLRERGVEVRFGIHPVAGRLPGHMNVLLAEAKVPYDIVLEMDEINDDFDGTSVVLVIGANDTVNPAANDDPTSPIAGMPVLTVWNADNVIVFKRSMASGYAGVQNPLFFRENTQMLFGDAKDRVDAINAAL
- a CDS encoding Re/Si-specific NAD(P)(+) transhydrogenase subunit alpha; protein product: MIIGIPRESHVGETRVAATPQTVGQLIKLGYSVVVESGAGVASSFSDAAYVEAGADIGQTWAADVILKVNAPSDGEIASLKDGATLVGLISPALNPELVAKLSARPITVLAMDAVPRISRAQSLDVLSSMANIAGYRAVVEAAHTFGRFFTGQVTAAGKVPPAKVLVVGAGVAGLAAIGAAGSMGAIVLATDPRPEVADQVKSLGGEYLYVDPEMAEISATGYAKEMGDDYKVREAALYAEQARDADIIITTALIPGRPAPRIITAEMVASMKSGSVIVDMAAANGGNVEGTVKDQAIVTDNGVTIIGYTDLAGRLPATASQLYGTNLVNLLKLLTPEKDGELTLDFDDVVQRSVTVVRDGETTWPPPPVQVSAAPAAAAAAPVQPKAVKEPMTAGRRLGIAFAAAAVLFALIALSPAALQVHLTVFALAIVIGYYVIGKVHHALHTPLMSVTNAISGIIVVGALLQIGHGDPIITALATVAILLASINVFGGFAVTRRMLAMFSRS
- a CDS encoding magnesium transporter CorA family protein, with protein sequence MTEVHGRVWKAGKPVEGFTFSAISDCLADDDLLVWADVYDPDHDALSALAHELGLNIWAVEDAIAPNERTKATVYRTHTFFTVYAVQSLANGPDDDTTSSLVMHRISAFVLPRGLITVRLPPSAGDDPGFGMDEVSQRFDELGGQEHGVGALVHGLLDVVVDGHFDAVQTLDDDIESLEDELFADDGPRHGLQRRTFRCRKDLVELRRVVLPMREVVSAIKSRRMDAKTSPELNPLYDDLYDHVLRASEWTESLRDMVTTVFETNLSLQDAHLNTVMKKLTGWAAIIAVPTAVTGFYGQNVEYPGINTVAGFIASSVVILAAVALLYVMFRRRDWL
- a CDS encoding SigB/SigF/SigG family RNA polymerase sigma factor codes for the protein MTMQMERPQTRANEVVEVERVDEYADVMEMFDALHRTPSDCDVDRQREAIFNRCLALADRIARHYGGRGEDIEDLTQVARLGLVKAVNRFDPSKGSHFVAFAVPTMMGEVRRHFRDHGWSMHVPRRLKDRHGHITRATMELTQKYGRAPTAGQLAEVLEMTREDIVDSMLAAEAYRVHSIDAPVSSGDSAPRMVSDTVGDVDTAFDRITDQETVRPLLAALPERERTVLYLRFFESMTQSQIADRIGVSQMHISRILEKTLRELRHQL
- a CDS encoding ABC transporter permease; translated protein: MSVFVDIAPESQAGSSGDRTPKSSWRGRLTRAALPLLSVIVFGIGWQLVAAAGLWNQTFVPYPSTVWKAFIDVSTTHEGTRGYAGYLLWEHLYMTLRRVLVGVVIGVGLGVTVGLVMGSVGWVRSVLEPWLTFLRALPPLAYFFLLVIWLGIDEAPKITLLALAALPPAAVATTAAVMGAPVGLTEAARALGATRLQVIRDVVVPSALPETFTGIRLAVGMAYSSVVAAELFNGIPGIGGLVKDASNYNNTPVVLVGIFAIGFSGLVIDGLLRAVERRSVPWRGKV
- a CDS encoding taurine ABC transporter substrate-binding protein, which gives rise to MNLKTLTAGVVSTVVATLALAGCSIDNSGQDASKPTIRIGYQSFPSGDLIVKNNKWLEEALPDYNVKWIKFDSGADVNTAFIAKELDFGALGSSPVARGLSAPLNIPYKVAFVLDVAGDNEALVARNGSGINTIADLKGKRVGTPFASTAHYSLLAALAQNNLSTKDVQLVDLQPQAILAAWDRGDIDAAYTWLPTLDDLRKSGKDLITSRQLAKDGKPTLDLSAVADDFASAHPEVVDIWRKQQARALTTIKDDPDAAAKAIASEIGLSPEGVAGQLKQGVYLTPAEVSSPEWLGSEGAPGNVAANLENASKFLAEQKQIPEAAPITTFQDAIYTKGLPDALNQ
- a CDS encoding ABC transporter ATP-binding protein; protein product: MPSTSEKVGAVRGGVRIENLAHRYGDVTAVGPVDLDVEPGAFLVLVGASGCGKSTLLRLIAGFEEPTAGRVRVSGAAPTPGVTAGVVFQQPRLFPWRTVGGNVDLALKYAGVARDRRAERRDQLLHRVGLEGTTDRKIWEISGGQQQRVAMARALAAETPLILLDEPFAALDALTRERLQEDVRQVSAETGRTTVFVTHSADEAAFLGSRIVVLTRRPGQVALDLPVDLPRTGIDPDELRRSPEYTRLRAEVGRAVKAAAA
- a CDS encoding TetR/AcrR family transcriptional regulator codes for the protein MSTTEPDSLRASGSSASNGLTRREELLAVATKLFAARGYHGTRMDDVADAVGLNKATVYHYYASKSLILFDICKSAADFTMDALHDDPTASAREMIYHFTRRLLVGIASDVERGAVYFQEAPYITEWFTEEQVAYIRKAESTVYEHVRDVIDRGIASGEFYDCDSHVLALGYIGMTLGSYRWLRPQGRRTAQEIAVEFSTALLRGLIRDEAVRTEAPLGIDLPETP